The Campylobacter sp. CN_NE2 genome contains a region encoding:
- a CDS encoding glycosyltransferase family 9 protein, producing MKILVMKFRRIGDVLLTTPLLENLRHFYGDAEIHFALNRSSKEMITQNPNVAKIHIYEREKIKNANIFARIWGEIKFALELRREKFDIIIQTTEGDRGLILAILSGAKEIVAYPTRHTQLNKFITKSLKHSEEKHTVEQNLDVLRVLGFEPVSKKVSIYFDDFREKFNDLPQNFIHIHLMSIDFFKCLSDELAAKIIDFCEIDLGIKVIITGDKNEDEMQKNEQILSLCKSNPIKFLGNLSLKEVAFLNSKARLFIGVDTSIMHISAANNTPVIAFFGPSGAFEWGPWDNDLQKSNYLARKGIQSTNKHIVIQDDRHCVPCGAKGCENSGISKCLTELNFEQICKIIKFKAQEINLIN from the coding sequence ATGAAAATTTTAGTTATGAAATTTAGGCGTATCGGTGATGTGCTACTAACTACTCCGCTTTTAGAAAATTTAAGACATTTTTACGGGGACGCCGAAATTCATTTTGCTCTAAATCGTAGCTCAAAAGAGATGATAACGCAAAATCCAAATGTAGCAAAAATTCACATTTATGAGCGAGAAAAGATAAAAAATGCAAATATCTTTGCTAGAATTTGGGGAGAGATTAAATTTGCTCTTGAATTAAGGCGAGAAAAATTTGACATTATTATCCAAACCACAGAAGGCGATCGTGGGCTTATTTTGGCTATTTTAAGCGGCGCAAAAGAGATTGTTGCCTATCCTACAAGACACACGCAGTTAAATAAATTTATTACAAAAAGTTTGAAACATAGCGAAGAAAAACATACGGTAGAACAGAATTTAGATGTTTTGCGAGTTTTAGGATTTGAGCCTGTTAGTAAAAAAGTTTCTATCTATTTTGATGATTTTAGAGAAAAATTCAACGATTTGCCACAAAATTTTATTCATATCCATCTAATGAGTATAGATTTTTTTAAATGTTTAAGCGATGAACTTGCTGCTAAGATTATCGATTTTTGCGAGATTGATTTAGGCATAAAAGTCATTATAACTGGTGATAAAAATGAAGATGAAATGCAAAAAAATGAGCAAATTTTAAGCCTTTGCAAATCAAATCCTATTAAATTTTTAGGAAATTTAAGTTTAAAAGAAGTGGCATTTTTAAACTCAAAAGCTAGACTTTTTATCGGCGTGGATACTTCTATAATGCATATTAGTGCTGCAAATAATACGCCTGTTATCGCATTTTTTGGACCAAGCGGTGCATTTGAATGGGGGCCTTGGGATAATGATTTGCAAAAAAGTAATTATCTAGCTAGAAAAGGAATCCAAAGCACAAATAAGCACATCGTTATCCAAGATGACAGGCATTGCGTTCCGTGCGGTGCGAAAGGTTGTGAGAATTCGGGCATTAGCAAGTGCTTAACAGAGTTAAATTTTGAACAAATTTGTAAGATTATTAAATTTAAGGCACAAGAGATAAATTTGATAAATTAA
- a CDS encoding glycosyltransferase family 9 protein: protein MKIDFGKFIIKFLLLNKRIKKSEFVNSDEFENVCFFSNSAIGDTLFNTPVFRAFKQNFPNKKLTCVLDPRNYELFKNDPNLDEIILYRNKWRNFFQIAKILKNKKIDTIFILHSNEPQATPLAVFSGAKYIFKLPNLHNEFNKFHSNLPSDENLNEYVVQRRLNQLKFIGIDSSDTKMQIFFDDDDFTSVNEIFENSKKFKFIGFQMGASVISRQWIFEYWGELAKMLLKHENIKIIFTGSPGERKITDKLEQILGSDRVLNLAGNFNLKKSAALISKLNLFITPDTGPLHIAIATRTPTISLYGSSNHKEVYPNYDQEIHKFIQKPIICKLCEDRKCICQKGMRQIKPIEVYEKIKEFGLFND, encoded by the coding sequence ATGAAAATTGATTTTGGTAAATTTATAATCAAATTTTTACTTTTAAATAAACGCATAAAAAAAAGCGAATTTGTAAATTCAGACGAATTTGAAAATGTATGTTTTTTTTCAAATTCTGCTATCGGCGATACCTTGTTTAACACACCTGTTTTTCGTGCTTTTAAACAAAATTTTCCGAATAAAAAACTCACTTGCGTTTTAGATCCCAGAAATTATGAACTCTTTAAAAACGATCCAAATTTAGATGAAATTATTTTGTATCGCAACAAATGGCGAAATTTTTTTCAGATTGCAAAAATTTTAAAAAATAAAAAAATCGATACCATTTTTATTTTGCACTCAAACGAGCCACAAGCCACGCCATTAGCAGTTTTTAGCGGTGCAAAATATATTTTTAAACTGCCAAATTTACATAATGAATTTAATAAATTTCACTCAAATTTGCCAAGCGATGAAAATTTAAACGAATATGTAGTGCAAAGAAGATTAAATCAGCTTAAATTTATCGGTATTGATAGTAGCGATACAAAAATGCAAATTTTCTTTGATGATGATGATTTTACTAGTGTTAATGAGATTTTTGAAAACTCCAAGAAATTTAAATTTATCGGCTTTCAAATGGGAGCAAGCGTGATTTCTAGGCAGTGGATTTTTGAGTATTGGGGTGAGCTAGCAAAAATGCTTTTAAAACACGAAAATATAAAAATAATTTTCACAGGAAGCCCGGGTGAGCGTAAAATAACCGATAAATTAGAGCAAATTTTAGGTAGCGATAGGGTTTTAAATTTAGCGGGGAATTTTAATCTTAAAAAATCAGCCGCCCTAATTTCAAAACTAAATTTATTTATCACCCCAGATACTGGCCCGCTTCACATAGCCATAGCCACTAGAACACCAACTATATCGCTTTATGGAAGTAGCAATCACAAAGAAGTATATCCAAACTACGACCAAGAAATTCACAAATTTATCCAAAAACCGATTATTTGCAAACTTTGCGAAGATAGAAAATGTATCTGCCAAAAAGGTATGCGTCAAATCAAACCAATCGAAGTATATGAAAAAATAAAAGAATTTGGTTTATTTAATGATTAA
- a CDS encoding O-antigen ligase family protein — MIISSEKKIKIFDNAIFVFVCLYFFAEFIMNLNIIKSIGVYTSVVLIMFFLILCREIAIARFKENFFRNKTMFLILLLLVLVTFASSLFPYDSTHNSVKEFMRVVKKEYLLFVLLFFWFDGSEKRSKIIFWVLVGSLFYESIYTIIKSVIEFDPKMLQKRVNVVYRDYSICVDGLFAFSLIAFLFVKKRIWLQVALALLLAMVVVLDILSGARASWLAMFVVFLLCFLFFIFKNKFSLKTALYIGLFFALVGGVATVAYETFPHIKYKLTQKTSSGRDLILKNRLPLILNSDRALIGLGYGTDQYEKFIFDNRDKATGNLGPARVERDKNKKVKFIHYFHDEPAFIAYYYHVGVGVIFFIALVFYIIYKGMSEFVKRNNYLLFSVALSVVSFYLVRGTFEWFGGLKPIIAMCALFIVLNYKNKEAVTNEN; from the coding sequence ATGATAATTTCAAGTGAAAAAAAAATAAAAATTTTTGATAACGCAATATTTGTTTTTGTCTGTTTGTATTTTTTTGCCGAATTTATAATGAACTTAAATATCATAAAAAGTATAGGCGTATATACTAGCGTTGTGTTGATAATGTTTTTTTTAATCTTGTGCCGAGAAATAGCGATAGCTAGATTTAAAGAAAATTTTTTTAGAAATAAAACTATGTTTTTAATATTATTGCTACTAGTTTTGGTAACTTTTGCTTCTTCGCTTTTTCCATACGATTCTACGCATAATTCGGTTAAAGAATTTATGCGAGTTGTAAAAAAAGAGTATCTACTTTTTGTTTTGCTATTTTTTTGGTTTGACGGAAGCGAAAAAAGATCAAAAATCATTTTTTGGGTTTTAGTCGGTTCGCTTTTTTATGAATCGATTTATACTATTATCAAAAGTGTCATAGAATTTGATCCAAAGATGTTGCAAAAAAGAGTAAATGTAGTATATAGGGATTATTCTATATGCGTAGATGGGCTTTTTGCTTTTTCTCTTATAGCATTTTTGTTTGTAAAAAAACGAATTTGGTTGCAGGTAGCATTAGCACTTCTTTTAGCAATGGTAGTTGTTTTGGATATTTTAAGCGGTGCTAGGGCAAGTTGGTTGGCAATGTTTGTAGTATTTTTACTCTGCTTTCTGTTTTTTATTTTTAAAAATAAATTTAGTCTAAAAACGGCACTATATATTGGGTTGTTTTTTGCACTAGTTGGCGGCGTGGCAACCGTAGCATACGAAACCTTTCCGCATATAAAATATAAACTAACACAAAAAACTTCTAGCGGAAGAGATTTGATTTTAAAAAATCGTTTGCCGTTAATCCTAAATAGCGACAGAGCCTTAATAGGCTTAGGTTACGGAACAGATCAATATGAAAAATTTATTTTTGATAACAGAGATAAAGCTACCGGAAATCTAGGCCCTGCCAGAGTAGAAAGAGATAAAAACAAAAAGGTAAAATTTATACATTATTTTCATGACGAACCTGCATTTATAGCTTATTATTACCATGTAGGGGTTGGGGTTATATTTTTTATAGCACTAGTTTTTTATATTATCTATAAAGGTATGAGTGAATTTGTCAAAAGAAATAATTATTTACTTTTTAGTGTAGCACTTAGTGTCGTCTCTTTTTATTTGGTAAGAGGAACTTTTGAATGGTTTGGCGGACTTAAACCAATAATCGCAATGTGCGCACTTTTTATAGTATTAAACTATAAAAATAAAGAAGCGGTAACAAATGAAAATTGA
- the waaF gene encoding lipopolysaccharide heptosyltransferase II, producing MRILIELPSWLGDGVMASAAVENLCANFDNAKIVFFGSFASANLYENHPNCEKIVIDESRKSKFRLLNLIKTAKNLGKFDIAVSFRSHFASRVFLKFASVRRKFIFKNNGEKIHQVQKYLNFVNSALNLQNLTQDQKLYFEKKSLLNSPKKLLGLNPGATYGSAKRWYPAYFAEVATALKDRFGIVIFGGVGEKGICDEIEQILRQNGVVCVNLCGKTSIKELCENIANLDLFITNDSGPMHIAAAFKIPSVAVFGPTRFDETSPYGNKNAKIVHLNLPCMPCMKRICPLKTHECMKNLTPKMVLGAVASLNL from the coding sequence ATGCGAATTTTGATTGAGCTTCCGTCGTGGTTAGGTGATGGCGTGATGGCGAGTGCGGCGGTTGAAAATTTATGCGCGAATTTTGATAATGCAAAAATAGTCTTTTTTGGCTCGTTTGCTAGTGCAAATTTATACGAAAATCACCCCAATTGCGAAAAAATCGTTATAGATGAAAGCAGAAAAAGCAAATTTAGGCTTTTAAATTTGATAAAAACAGCAAAAAATCTTGGCAAATTTGACATCGCCGTGAGTTTTCGTTCGCATTTTGCAAGCAGAGTTTTTCTTAAATTCGCTAGTGTCAGGCGTAAATTTATATTTAAAAACAATGGTGAAAAAATTCATCAAGTGCAAAAATATCTAAATTTTGTGAATTCTGCCTTGAATTTGCAAAATTTAACGCAAGATCAAAAGTTGTATTTTGAAAAAAAATCGCTTCTAAATTCACCAAAAAAACTTTTAGGACTAAATCCGGGAGCTACCTACGGCTCGGCAAAACGTTGGTATCCTGCTTATTTTGCCGAAGTGGCGACTGCTTTGAAAGACAGATTTGGCATTGTGATTTTTGGGGGAGTGGGCGAAAAGGGAATTTGCGATGAAATCGAGCAAATTTTAAGGCAAAATGGCGTAGTTTGTGTGAATTTATGTGGAAAAACGAGCATAAAAGAGCTTTGCGAAAATATCGCAAATTTAGATCTTTTTATCACAAACGATAGCGGTCCTATGCACATCGCAGCAGCTTTTAAAATCCCAAGTGTGGCAGTTTTTGGACCGACTAGATTTGATGAGACTTCGCCGTATGGGAACAAAAATGCAAAAATCGTTCATCTAAATTTGCCATGTATGCCCTGTATGAAGCGAATTTGTCCGTTAAAAACGCACGAGTGCATGAAAAATTTAACGCCAAAAATGGTTTTGGGAGCAGTAGCTTCACTAAATTTATAA
- a CDS encoding glycosyltransferase family 25 protein: MKYPVYVISLERDTERRQNLKKQFKSYDEFEIIDAVDGSKIPSKEYYKYMINSLTEYSILLAPNEVACSLSHIKAYEKFLNSGAEYCLILEDDVIGSDECINKAFELAEKLPKNSIFHCGKRKNLETIWGKKEDDNLILVSKFAHYLLTGAFAYVLDRKIAQSLLDTQRNTLCEADNYKFFSQKINFNLYYTDIFHHEDLTEENSNLQISRNQRAIADKKIIQPKHSTKLRWLRFKDKYLSGNKYFQI, from the coding sequence ATGAAATATCCCGTTTATGTAATTTCTTTGGAAAGAGATACCGAAAGAAGGCAAAATTTAAAAAAACAATTTAAAAGCTATGATGAATTTGAAATCATCGACGCCGTAGATGGTAGCAAAATACCGTCAAAAGAATACTACAAATATATGATAAATTCGCTAACTGAATACTCCATACTTCTAGCTCCAAATGAAGTTGCCTGTTCGCTTTCACACATAAAAGCATACGAAAAATTTTTAAATTCAGGCGCAGAATACTGCTTGATTTTAGAAGATGATGTTATAGGTAGCGATGAGTGTATCAATAAAGCTTTTGAATTAGCCGAGAAATTACCTAAAAATAGCATATTTCACTGCGGTAAGAGAAAAAATTTAGAAACAATTTGGGGAAAAAAAGAAGATGATAATCTAATTTTAGTTTCAAAATTTGCTCACTATTTGCTAACGGGGGCTTTTGCTTATGTTCTAGATAGAAAAATTGCCCAAAGCCTTTTAGATACTCAAAGAAATACACTTTGCGAAGCAGATAATTATAAATTTTTCTCGCAAAAAATAAATTTTAATTTATATTATACCGATATTTTTCACCATGAAGACCTGACGGAAGAAAATTCAAACTTGCAAATATCAAGAAATCAACGAGCAATAGCTGATAAAAAAATAATCCAACCAAAACATTCAACAAAACTTAGATGGCTAAGATTTAAAGATAAATATTTAAGCGGAAATAAATATTTTCAAATTTAA